From the genome of Papaver somniferum cultivar HN1 chromosome 2, ASM357369v1, whole genome shotgun sequence, one region includes:
- the LOC113350062 gene encoding uncharacterized protein LOC113350062, translating into MTIGEKHTVSSVHTIAQENSIAIQEIREQLNVLTAEEVTAEAKTNDNFDRIFKALQTLLPPSTEEQSETTVDPQPEDSTKGDKKTHETDEMSTGVPIGKVQQFPDNAVNEFDRKNQIKLVPPLSHPWPGDGDSVEFVAEVAMILAIMLHVGYKRWKFRLVSIAFCSIGNGIGIICSRLVFDKVLKVQLTEKAPDLFVPLHVVPTTDCRWTLFILIAVYCHAPYCVLLSIHGDSNDSRDLNIEMS; encoded by the exons ATGACAATCGGTGAGAAACATACCGTTAGCAGTGTTCATACCATTGCTCAGGAAAATTCAATTGCAATACAAGAAATTCGTGAACAATTGAATGTTCTCACTGCAGAAGAAGTTACTGCTGAGGCTAAAACGAATGATAATTTCGATCGTATCTTCAAAGCCTTACAGACCCTACTTCCTCCTTCAACTGAAGAACAATCTGAGACAACGGTAGATCCTCAACCAGAAGATTCAACCAAAGGAGATAAAAAAACTCATGAGACTGATGAGAT GTCAACTGGAGTCCCAATCGGAAAAGTCCAGCAGTTCCCAGATAATGCCGTAAATGAGTTCGACAGGAAGAACCAGATCAAATTGG TTCCTCCATTGTCGCATCCTTGGCCTGGTGATGGTGATTCTGTGGAGTTTGTTGCGGAAGTTGCAATGATTCTTGCTATAATGTTGCATGTAGGGTACAAGCGCTGGAAATTCAGATTGGTGTCCATTGCTTTCTGCAGCATAGGAAATGGTATTGGTATtatttgtagtaggttagtgtttgATAAAGTACTAAAAGTACAGCTCACTGAGAAGGCACCTGATTTATTTGTTCCCCTGCACGTGGTGCCGACAACGGACTGTCGTTGGACACTTTTCATCTTGATTGCAGTATATTGTCATGCTCCTTATTGTGTACTGCTGAGTATTCATGGGGATAGTAATGATAGCAGAGATCTGAATATTGAGATGTCATAG